DNA from Gemmatimonadaceae bacterium:
CCCGAACGGCGTCAGCGTCTTGTTGTACGCGCCGCTCGTCGCGACGCCGGCGCGGAACAGGTCCGTGTGCGCGACGAGATTCGCGGTCATCATCGCGCCGTGACTGTGGCCCGTCACGCCGATGCGGTCGCGGTCGACGACCCCGAGCTCCACCGCCTTGTCGACGGCAGCCTGCGCATCGTCGATGAGCTGATCGATGTAGGTGTCGTAAGCCTTCTGCGGATCGCCGACGACCGGAAACGCCGCGTTGTCGATGAGCGCGTATCCGGAGAGGAGCAGCAACTGGTAATCGCGCAGCCGCGTGAAGAGCTGCTCGGAGCCGCTGACCTCGCCCGCCGTCTTGGCGCTGGCGTAGTCGAGCGGATACGCGTAGAGGATCGCCGGCACACGCGTCCCCTCTTTGTAGCTCGGCGGCGTGTAGAGCGTGAACGAGAGATCGAGTCCGTCCTTGCGCTTGTAGGTCACCAGACGTTTCTTGATGGAGCGCACGGCGGGCGTCGGATCGGGGATGTGCGTGATGGCCTGCCGCGTCGACGTGACGACGGCTTCGCCTGGAGCGGCGTTCGGCACTGGCGCACCGAGGGTACGCAGCATGAGGTTGGCCGGTTCGGCCGGCGTTTGGCGCAGCGTGAGCAGTGCGTCGGTCTTGTCGTTGGCGAAAGCGTAGGGGTATTCGTACGCGTCCTTGTCGCTGCGGAACAGCCGCCGCGATTGGCCGGTACGAAGATCGAAGCTGTCGAAAAACGGCCGCGCTCCGGCCGGCGACGCGCCCTGGCCGGCGAGGAAGATGGTGTCTCCCTTCTGCAGCACCGCCCACTTTCCGTTCGGCAGGACGCGATAGATCGGCCGGCCGGGATTCCGGTACGACTCGTCGCTCGAGAGGTCCCAGATCAGCCGCGGCTTCGCCTCGGGGTGAGCGACGTCGATGAGGAACGTTCGCCGCCAATGGCGGTTGTCGTCGTACTCATTGAGCAATCCGACGCCGCGCTGCTCGCTCCAGTCGATCCCTTCAAATCGCTGCTCCGTGCGCGCGATCTCCACGGGAGCCGACGTGAACGGCGCGCTCAGCGTCATCACCTTGTCGCGCGCGGGAACCTTCGCCTTCCAGTCTCCGCCGTCGAGCGCCTCGGCCCAAACGAGCGTCGCGGGCTCGGTCGGCCGCCACTCGTAATCGCGCGGACCGGTCGGTTCTCCGTGAATCGGAACATGCTCCGCGACCGGCAACTGCGCGAGCGGCGTCACCTTGCCCGCGCGGTCCCACACCTCGACGTCATGCGCGAAACGGCCGTACGTGACCGCATACGAATACGGCTTCCGGATCGACGTGACCAGGATGTGCTGCCCATCGGGTGCGAGATCGACGTCGCTGAGGACCGCAGGCGCGCCGACGCGCGTGACCGTGCCGGTCGCGGCGTCGACGAACGCGAGCTGGCTCGTGCCGTAGTACTCGAACAGCGCCTCGTCCGCTTGGTTGCGCAGCGTGTCGCGCGCCTCGTACGTGCTGAACTCGCCGCCGCCGCCGGTCGACTCCTGAATCCGCGGCCCTTCCATCCCCGCCTCGGCGACAGGTGCCGGGCCGGCGTCGTCAGGAACG
Protein-coding regions in this window:
- a CDS encoding prolyl oligopeptidase family serine peptidase; this translates as THRETPIALPAGGCADGFSWAPDGSAFAFRNTSRDAVELWVGDRDGKTHRVGTVRLNPMLGSALQWAGDSKTLLVKTVPDDAGPAPVAEAGMEGPRIQESTGGGGEFSTYEARDTLRNQADEALFEYYGTSQLAFVDAATGTVTRVGAPAVLSDVDLAPDGQHILVTSIRKPYSYAVTYGRFAHDVEVWDRAGKVTPLAQLPVAEHVPIHGEPTGPRDYEWRPTEPATLVWAEALDGGDWKAKVPARDKVMTLSAPFTSAPVEIARTEQRFEGIDWSEQRGVGLLNEYDDNRHWRRTFLIDVAHPEAKPRLIWDLSSDESYRNPGRPIYRVLPNGKWAVLQKGDTIFLAGQGASPAGARPFFDSFDLRTGQSRRLFRSDKDAYEYPYAFANDKTDALLTLRQTPAEPANLMLRTLGAPVPNAAPGEAVVTSTRQAITHIPDPTPAVRSIKKRLVTYKRKDGLDLSFTLYTPPSYKEGTRVPAILYAYPLDYASAKTAGEVSGSEQLFTRLRDYQLLLLSGYALIDNAAFPVVGDPQKAYDTYIDQLIDDAQAAVDKAVELGVVDRDRIGVTGHSHGAMMTANLVAHTDLFRAGVATSGAYNKTLTPFG